A genome region from Hevea brasiliensis isolate MT/VB/25A 57/8 chromosome 9, ASM3005281v1, whole genome shotgun sequence includes the following:
- the LOC110658029 gene encoding uncharacterized protein LOC110658029 codes for MGLWDYISSTANSTNQNVIKPICNLGSTSFSYASDAFTKIGSVAVQTISHNWHDQDARFNIGQFATNIAKNTAVLACSEGLKTFPGGGPILEIIRRSQPEYKTTKNHKKEEIMELKSELEVQKEKIKELQDLADKMGKELRSFKREFNQAELCAELDKMKLKTKLLLQQESELPFHVCQALADKVGKELSSFKGEFNQPEVHHQLDEMKLKTKLLQKQESEISFHICQALADKMGKSLSSFKREFNQPEGHHELDTNEAKN; via the exons ATGGGGCTCTGGGATTACATTTCTTCAACAGCCAATTCAAcgaatcaaaatgtcataaaacCTATCTGTAACTTAGGCTCCACCTCTTTCTCTTATGCCTCTGATGCTTTTACCAAGATCGGCAGCGTCGCCGTTCAAACCATAAGCCACAACTGGCACGACCAAGATGCTCGATTCAACATAGGCCAATTTGCCACCAACATTGCAAAGAACACTGCCGTTTTGGCCTGCAGCGAAGGTCTCAAAACTTTCCCTG GTGGAGGTCCAATTTTGGAGATTATCAGACGATCTCAGCCTGAATACAAGACAACGAAGAATCATAAAAAGGAAGAGATAATGGAATTAAAATCTGAATTAGAAGTTCAGAAAGAAAAGATCAAGGAATTGCAAGATTTGGCAGACAAAATGGGGAAAGAACTCAGAAGTTTTAAAAGAGAGTTTAATCAGGCAGAGTTGTGTGCTGAGCTGGATAAAATGAAGCTGAAAACTAAGCTGCTGCTGCAGCAGGAATCAGAACTTCCATTTCATGTCTGTCAAGCTTTAGCAGACAAAGTGGGGAAAGAACTTAGCAGTTTTAAAGGTGAGTTTAATCAGCCGGAGGTGCATCACCAGCTGGATGAaatgaagctaaaaactaagctGCTGCAGAAGCAGGAATCagaaatttcatttcatatctgTCAAGCCTTGGCCGACAAAATGGGAAAAAGCCTCAGCAGCTTTAAAAGAGAGTTTAATCAACCAGAGGGGCATCATGAGCTGGATACAAATGAAGCTAAAAACTAG